In the Symphalangus syndactylus isolate Jambi chromosome Y, NHGRI_mSymSyn1-v2.1_pri, whole genome shotgun sequence genome, one interval contains:
- the LOC129476771 gene encoding protein FRG2 isoform X2, whose protein sequence is MGKGNEDPDLHCSSIQCSTDQPPFQQISFTEKGSDEKKPFKGKGKTAFSHSSEKHIQRQESEPNPNKENSEETKLKAGNSTAGSEPESSSYRENCRKRKISSKSSCQDRAGNHPEEELSLMLKKKSRSSTAVHNSEIQETCDAHHRGRSTARTGHSKRHRSRPLGVQTPSLRKSLVTSVRAMSEAVYQDLAQVWAQQIHFPLTCEQLTLLTQLRWPLCAQVQTLYSMATQAAYVFPAEGWLVPATLPGPGDSALEREAQPFPGQEITETLSGSDEARMGAP, encoded by the exons AtgggaaagggaaatgaagacCCTGATCTCCACTGCTCCTCCATCCAATGCTCCACTGACCAGCCCCCTTTCCAACAGATCTCCTTTACAGAAAAGggctcagatgagaagaaaccaTTCAAAGGAAAAGGCAAGACTGCCTTCTCCCATTCCAGTGAGAAGCACATACAAAGGCAAG AATCGGAGCCCAATCCCAACAAGGAGAATTCTGAAGAAACCAAGCTCAAGGCCGGGAACAGCACTGCTGGATCAG AACCAGAGTCCAGCTCATATCGGGAAaactgcaggaaaagaaaaatcagttccAAAAGCAGCTGCCAAGATAGAGCAG GGAACCATCCAGAAGAGGAGCTCAGCTTGatgttgaaaaagaaatcaagatcgTCCACTGCTGTGCACAACAGTGAAATCCAGGAGACCTGTGATGCCCACCATAGGGGACGTTCCACGGCTCGCACTGGGCACAGCAAGCGGCACAGGTCTCGGCCCCTAGGAGTCCAAACACCGTCACTTCGAAAAAGCTTGGTGACCTCGGTGCGAGCTATGTCAGAGGCTGTTTATCAAGACCTAGCCCAGGTATGGGCACAGCAGATCCATTTTCCACTGACCTGTGAGCAGCTGACACTGCTCACTCAGCTCCGGTGGCCTCTGTGTGCCCAGGTGCAGACCTTGTATTCCATGGCCACCCAGGCAGCTTATGTCTTCCCTGCAGAGGGCTGGCTTGTCCCAGCCACACTGCCTGGTCCTGGGGATTCAGCCCTGGAGAGAGAAGCCCAGCCTTTCCCTGGGCAGGAGATAACTGAGACTCTCAGTGGATCAGATGAGGCTAGGATGGGAGCACCCTGA
- the LOC129476771 gene encoding protein FRG2-like-2 isoform X1, whose product MGKGNEDPDLHCSSIQCSTDQPPFQQISFTEKGSDEKKPFKGKGKTAFSHSSEKHIQRQAESEPNPNKENSEETKLKAGNSTAGSEPESSSYRENCRKRKISSKSSCQDRAGNHPEEELSLMLKKKSRSSTAVHNSEIQETCDAHHRGRSTARTGHSKRHRSRPLGVQTPSLRKSLVTSVRAMSEAVYQDLAQVWAQQIHFPLTCEQLTLLTQLRWPLCAQVQTLYSMATQAAYVFPAEGWLVPATLPGPGDSALEREAQPFPGQEITETLSGSDEARMGAP is encoded by the exons AtgggaaagggaaatgaagacCCTGATCTCCACTGCTCCTCCATCCAATGCTCCACTGACCAGCCCCCTTTCCAACAGATCTCCTTTACAGAAAAGggctcagatgagaagaaaccaTTCAAAGGAAAAGGCAAGACTGCCTTCTCCCATTCCAGTGAGAAGCACATACAAAGGCAAG CAGAATCGGAGCCCAATCCCAACAAGGAGAATTCTGAAGAAACCAAGCTCAAGGCCGGGAACAGCACTGCTGGATCAG AACCAGAGTCCAGCTCATATCGGGAAaactgcaggaaaagaaaaatcagttccAAAAGCAGCTGCCAAGATAGAGCAG GGAACCATCCAGAAGAGGAGCTCAGCTTGatgttgaaaaagaaatcaagatcgTCCACTGCTGTGCACAACAGTGAAATCCAGGAGACCTGTGATGCCCACCATAGGGGACGTTCCACGGCTCGCACTGGGCACAGCAAGCGGCACAGGTCTCGGCCCCTAGGAGTCCAAACACCGTCACTTCGAAAAAGCTTGGTGACCTCGGTGCGAGCTATGTCAGAGGCTGTTTATCAAGACCTAGCCCAGGTATGGGCACAGCAGATCCATTTTCCACTGACCTGTGAGCAGCTGACACTGCTCACTCAGCTCCGGTGGCCTCTGTGTGCCCAGGTGCAGACCTTGTATTCCATGGCCACCCAGGCAGCTTATGTCTTCCCTGCAGAGGGCTGGCTTGTCCCAGCCACACTGCCTGGTCCTGGGGATTCAGCCCTGGAGAGAGAAGCCCAGCCTTTCCCTGGGCAGGAGATAACTGAGACTCTCAGTGGATCAGATGAGGCTAGGATGGGAGCACCCTGA